The genomic segment GTAAACACGACGGGCATTTGCGACCAGCGGGCGAAATCCATCCAGGATGGCGTGCCCGTCTACGGACGGGCCGATCAGGCCTATCGGCTCACCCAGAGAGCCGTTCTCACCGTTTCCACCGCTCAAGTCTTTCAAGGTAAGTTATCCATTCAATTATATTCTCCACTGGACTAGAAAATGTATAAGTAATTGACGTTTTGGGATTCCATAATGACAGAGGGATTCCCCGATGATCTGAGCATCGTGGCGACGCTGCGGCCGGCCCAGGGCATCAACTCTGTTCTCTTCGCCGTCTACAACGACGCCGGCGATGAGCAGTTGGTCGTCTCGGTCGGAAAAACCGTTTCGCTCACCTACCAAGAAGGCGACGACGAAGGCAACAGAAGTCCTCCCATCCAAGTCGATTTTGGCGTTCGGATGAACGACGGAAAGTCAGTCATTGAATTCATCATTTTCGGCTAAACTTTTGTCTTGATCGTTTGTCTCTTTCGGTTTTTTGAATTCCAGGTGGCATCGCCTGGGCATCAGCATCAAGGGCAATGTAGTCACTCTGATCAAAGACTGTGAGCAACAGGTGACTAGGCCATTGCCCAGGCAGGGTCTCAAGTTGAGCAGCTCTGGCATCATTCTCATCGGTCAACAACTTTTGGACGAAAGCTTCTATTCGGTACTCTGTcttaataaatttgaattgatgttCAATTGATAATGACGATCAAATTTGTACAGGGTGATTTGCAACAATTGATTTTGGTTCCATCACCGGAATCGGCATACGAAGTCTGCAAACAGTTTATGCCGGACTGTAGCAAACCCATCGGCAAGTTTGGTGAGTCCAGCCAAAATGGCGCATCGTCTTCCAACACCAAACGACAACTTCCTTTGAGCGTGACGGCTTCAGCTGGAGCAGAGACGTTGGTCTACGCCCAAGCGCCAAACGGAAGTTTTGTGGTGAGCTAATTCAACTATGACGTGacgtgacatttttttttaactgatgGAAAAATGATTGGCAGGAAAATGAAGGATCCGGTGATGGCGTTGGCATCGGTGGCAACAACGGAGGCAACTATTATTTGCCAGGGCCACCTGGACCGAGAGGATATGCCGGCCCTCAAGGCCCGCTCGGTCCTCGTGGTCAAAAGGGTGAGCCCGGACGTGATGGATTGAACGGCAATTTGGGAATTCAAGGTCCGCCCGGACACGTTTTCATGATTCCGGTTAGTTATTACTCTATCTAAACGATTAGCTTATAATTGcttttgtttaaatgttttccctttttcttatttcgaacgactttttaaaatgtttttccaatCTCTTTTCATATAGTTGAGTCTTCAAGGCAACGAGAAAGGACCAGATGCTCAAGCTGAACAATTTCGCCAGATGCTCTCCCAACACATGGTttctcaaatgaatttttttctgattacaaaaaaattccgcTCACCAACTGTCTTTGTTCGCTATTACTTTTTGACCATTAACAGATGGCTATGCAAGGCTCGCCCGGACCGCAAGGTATGACTGGTATTCACGGCCCCACCGGCCCGCCCGGATCGGAAGGTCAAAAAGGAGAACCCGGTGATACCGGAGAACCGGTAAATGTCGAAAGTCtttagttcaatttttaaaaaaataaaaaaaaaattttcttgctTCCTTTTAAAAAGGGTCCTCGAGGTCTTCGTGGCATGATGGGTCTACCGGGACGAGAAGGCAAACGCGGTCGTCCTGGCCGTGATGGCGAGCGCGGTTCAACTGGTCCACCAGGAGTTAAGGGCGAACAAGGCAACCAAGGATTACTGGGATTGCCGGGCGAGAAGGGAGACCGCGGTGAAGTAGGAAACCCCGGAGATGTCGGTCAACCTGGACACGATGGACAACAAGGTGAAGACGGAGCTGCTGGTTTGCCCGGCATGCCTGGAGAAATGGGCCCGCGTGGATTCCCCGGCCAAAGAGGCTTCCCCGGTCTTCCAGGTCCACCTGGTATCCCTGGAAGTGAGGGTATAACCGGTCCTAAAGGAAACACCGGCCCATCCGGAGGCCCCGGAGCTCCAGGTCAAACGGGACCCAACGGCCCGATTGGGCCACCTGGCCCACAAGGTGTTTTAGGCCCGCCTGGAACTGCCGGCCCCAGAGGAAAACCCGGCTTGCCAGGTTTACCCGGAGCTGATGGCTTGCCTGGACCTTCCGGTAACCCTGGAACTCCCGGATCTAAAGGAGACACTGGAAGCACTGGAGCAcaggtaaattattattataggaacttttttgattgttttaattttaatccttacacttttttttttaaattcgccACTCTAGGGTCCAGTTGGTTTCCCTGGCGTCCGTGGACCGAAAGGTGACCAAGGCGCTCGCGGACCATTGGGCGAGAAAGGTGACAAGGGAGACAAAGGACATGACGGCGAAAAAGGTGACGTCGGCCAAAAGGGCGAACGAGGGCCGCAAGGTCTTCAAGGCACTGCTGGTTTGGAAGGGCCCGAAGGACCGAAAGGTTTCGAAGGTCCGCGAGGTGAGGCTGGACCACCAGGTCCGacgggagaaaaaggaaaattgggCGTACCCGGTTTCCCTGGCTACCCCGGTCCACCCGGCGAGAAGGGAGACAAAGGCACACCTGGACGGCCTGGAACACCCGGCGACAAAGGAGATCGAGTATATTCTCCAAATGGATGATTTTTTggattaaatttgtttattattataatttttgacTGGCTCACTGTGTGGTGACTTGATTTGATCATAGGGCAACACTGGAACTCCAGGAGAACGTGGAGAGCAGGGTCCGCGAGTGAGTTCAAATTCAAGATCAAGAAATTGAATCAGTGCAAAAGCATCAAGTCTGATGAACTGTCCAAAACTACAGGGTTTCAGAGGATCTCGCGGTCGTACGGGCAAACAAGGCGTGACTGGACCTAAAGGTGACACTGGACAACCCGGCCCACCAGGCACAATCGGAGAGCGGGGTCTGCCGGGAGCTGAAGGAGTCCGAGGTCTTACCGGTCAACAGGGTCTTCCCGGTATTCACGGCAAGGATGGAGTAGCAGGACCACCGGGCGAGCGTGGACCACCAGTAAAGCAACGGACAttcttcaatttaaaaattttttgtttttgtctctgCCCAGGAATATTTTGTATCGTATactattcgttttttttttcttttgaattagGGTCAACCAGGTGCCGATGGACCTATCGGAGCTCCTGGTGTAGTAGGATTACCGGGTCAGACTGGCGAGGGAGGTCCAACTGGAGAACCCGGAGAAGCAGGACCTCCAGGTGCACCTGGAGAACCTGGACACTCTGGTGACGCTGGCAAAGAAGGTCCCCAAGGCCCGCCTGGACCTCAAGGAAAGCAAGGCCCTATTGGACCTTCGGGATTGCCAGGTTTCCCCGGCGAGAGAGGACTTGCAGGATTACCtgtaagttttttattttttaaatgatttatttaattatttaaagttATGCAATACAATGGTTGATTTAGGGAATGCCCGGACTTAAAGGAGAAATGGGTCCGGTTGGCCCAGCTGGTCCGGCAGGAGACAAAGGACAACAGGGAGAGTCTGGCAAGGAAGGACCTCCTGGTCCTGAAGGAAGAGCAGGTCAACAGGGAGCTGTTGGACCTTCTGGTGCCAAAGGTGACACGGTAAGTCATggattttatttgtattatttttaattgtcaAGAAATTTTGAACTACTAATTTTGCATTCGACTTTATTCGACAAATAATAGGGAGATCCTGGAATCCCAGGACCCACTGGTAGAGATGGACTTCCAGGACAGCGCGGTTTACCTGGACCACCAGGTCCTATGGGTCCACCAGGAGAAGACGGTGACAAGGGTGAACCTGGTAAACCCGGTGAGAAAGGATTTAAAGGCGGCAAAGGAGATGCTGTAAGTGGAGCTAGGATATTTGATTAGCTACAAGTTCCAGTTATCATTTCCTTCATTTAATTAGGGACCTCCTGGACCCAACGGCAATCCCGGTTTGCGTGGAGAAGTGGGACCTATCGGTCCGCCCGGTGAGAGAGGCCCTCCTGGTGACATTGGTCGACGAGGTGGTAAAGGAGAAGACGGTCCTCAAGGCCCTGGTGGACCTCCTGGCCCAATTGGAAACCAAGGTCTTCCCGGCCCTGGTGGCACTAAAGGAGAGAAGGGAGATTTCGGTCAAAAGGGTCCCGTCGGTCCTCCTGGAACTCCCGGAGAGCAAGGAGCTACTGGTACTAAAGGTGTTCAAGGTTTGCCCGGCGCCACTGGACCCGAAGGTCCTCAAGGACCTAAAGGTGAAACGGGAAATACTGGACCTCCCGGGCCTCCTGGACAAGATGGAGCTCACGTAAGtcgcattttttatttcgaatatttTGGTTAACAGTACAGAATTTGACTGGGCGTGTTCAATTGTGTGTTTAGGGTAAAAGAGGACCCGCTGGACCTAAAGGTGAAGAAGGCAAGCCAGGTATTCAAGGAGCACCTGGTCCGCGAGGTGTTGCTGGCCCTGAAGGTCCCAAAGGTAGCCCGGGCAATCCTGGCTTCCCAGGACCAAACGGTGAATCTGGCGAGCAGGGACCGAAAGGAGAACCGGGCAAAGATGGTTTGGACGGCAAAGCGGGCGAGACTGGTCTTCCAGGAGAAGCTGGTGCTCCGGGTAAAATGGGTTTGCCAGGCTCACCCGGTAAACCTGGACCAGAGGGACCTGCCGGCGTTCAAGGCAACACGGGCCAACCTGGAGACAAGGGTGACATTGGCATCCAAGGCTTACCTGGACCTCAAGGTGCGCCAGGAGATCAGGGTGTTCACGGACCCCAAGGACCTCCTGGACTTCGTGGATCACCGGGACCCGCGGTACATTACCATTTAGAATAGgatcgaatttgaaattttaattgaattttgttatcAATTCTCTGAATGATGTTAGGGAGATGTTGGACCTCCAGGCAAGCCGGGCAAGGCCGGTAACCCTGGACCGAACGGTGAAGCTGGTATAAGAGGCGAGAAGGGTGATCGCGGCCGAAGAGGACCTAAAGGACATCGCGGAGAATTGGGAGCTGCTGGACGTAAGGGTGAAGTCGGAGAGAAGGGTGAAGGTGGAGAACGTGGTACCCAAGGTCCCGTCGGACCTAAAGGAGAAGCCGTATGCATTTTgcgttttattaatttgccCTAATAATACTTGACtataaaatttctattcatttCTTAGGGACCCCTCGGACCGATGGgtcaaaaaggaaacgacGGACCTCAGGGCTTGCCTGGATTGGAGGGACCTCCAGGACCTAAAGGAGCTGAAGGACAGACTGGTATGCAACTTTTATCAATTTTAATATGTAAAGTACAAaatcacattttcatttactttttctaaaataataatcaggaCCTAAGGGAGACCTTGGACCTTCTGGACCTCCTGGACCTCCTGGCCCACCGGGCGAATTGCCTCTTCTGCCGCCTGAATTGTTGTTCCAACGAGACAGTCCAGCGACCCCATCCGGTCGAAAGAAGCGCGAACACGCCGACGGTGAAGAAGAATACGAAGATCGCTACAAGCGCGCAGTTgggtaataaaataaacaaccaAATTGTTCCAGTTTTATCTCGCGTCGAGTGGAGTGGAGAAACGAGTTCCACGAATCTAAtgattgattcttttttcctggtAGTGGCAAATCGGACGACGGACCCAAAGAGGATTTGAACGGCAAACTGTTGGACATGTACAGTTCGATCTACACGATGCGACAGGACCTGGAGCGCATCAAGAAACCGCAAGGCTCTAAAGAGAATCCGGTTCGTTCGTGCAAGGATTTGTACTTTGGCCATCCCCAGTTCAAAGacggtaaataataataagaagacaATTTGAGCATTCCCTTGGCTAAACATCAAATGTTGATCTTGTAcgacaatttcaacaacaaggGACAAAACAATGCcgacagaagaagaatataaaataaaataaaataatcatttgtTGAATTGAATACAATCTGGTTGGCAGGTTGGTACTGGATCGATCCCAACTTGGGCATGCCGGACGACGCCATTTACGTCTTTTGTAACATGACTGGCTCGGGCGAGACGTGCGTCTACCCGGACCTGCAGTCGTCCAAGATGCCCAACATTCCTTGGCGCAAGGAGGTCGGCGGCAAGGAAGAGTGGTACTCGAACATGCGTGGCGCTTCCAAGGTGACGTACGAAACGGTGGGCGTGGTCCAGATGACCTTCCTGCGCCTCCTGAGTCAAAAAGCCCATCAGAATTTCACCTTCACCTGCGTCAACTCGGCCGCCTGGTACAATCAGCGCACCTTCAATTACGATCAGGTATTATTTTCCGTCTCAGTGGCGCTCTCTTTCTTAATGGTGGCTCGTCATTTCGTGAGCGGTATTATAAACATGAACTTGATTCCATCCCCTATCTCTTGTCACGAACAGGCCATCAAGCTGCTGGGCGATAACGAACAGGAATTCAGCGCCAAAGGAGTCCGACCCAATGTCATTCTAGACGGATGCAAAGTACcgttttttccgtttctttttctcaagtGATTTGACTTTGATTGTTGTCCTCTTTGATGTCCATTTTAGAATCGCAAGGGCAGCAGTAAAACCGTGTTTGAAATTCGCAGCGACAAGCTGGGCCAGTTGCCCATTATCGATTTCTTCCCGGTCGATTACGGTCAACCTCACCAGGCCTTTGGGTTCGAAGTCGGTCCCGTCTGTTTCAAATGATCCCCAGTcgttgccgttttttttttctttttctttttcccccaacTTCAGCCAATCAACGCCCATCACGACAATCAACGACGGGcccaacgacgacgaccaacacacacacacagacagtggaaaaaaagaaaagcaaaaataaatcctctttctcttattctctctcacacacaaaTCAACCGGCCCAAGATGATAAACCATTCGGATTTATGGTCGGttctttatctcttttttttttcttttttacctccTCACcggttttcatttcttttctcttatataaaTATTCGTGAAAAACGCtttgaaacacacacacacacaccaaaaacattatttttttttcctttttttctggttcGATTCCGGATGACTTTATGTTGACTGACTGACGTTCATTGACCGAAAGCAACAACGACGAAATAACCAACAGACGCTCTCAATCAACTGCGGCCTtgatggttttcttttttctcacgATATTAACGAagagaaaagcttttttttacgacaaccaaaacaacaaccaacaaccttctctctctctccttttaattTTCGCATTCTCTTTTGACGATTCGATTTGCCACCATTTTCTATATTTCCCTTCTCATTTTCACTTTCTCCCCTCTCTTAATGtctctttttagattttcatgGATTTTGACCACaccctgtttttatttttcattatttttatttttcgctatcaaaaacaacaacaacaacacacaaaccgAGTGATTTCCAATGACACATTTATAGATAGGTCGGGCTATTTTagttgaaaaccaaaatgtcacctttaaaaagaaaaaaaaaacatttaaaaaaagaaatttacttgATGGAATATGTAGATGTGTACAACCCAAgcgaaatgaattcaaatttttcttctctcctttattCTCCTTTATTCTCATAATTTTTTGGCGTGGGGGTGGGGGTCTGACGACAGCAAAGCGcaacaacttaaaaaatagaaaaagacaaaaaaaaaaatcaatcaattatcACTGCcacaatttttatattttaagaaaaatttgtttcttgttttctgcccaacattttcacacacacacacatgagcCCGCCGCAGAGCAGACGACCAAGTTTTTCCccctaaaaattttttctgtttaattagataacatacacacacctcgccttttattatttttttgttttgttgatgaaTGCCAATCATGATATACTATGAAGTGACGTGTCATTTAATCTcctctatttttctctctgtggCTGCGCGAGCATTTGATTTGCAaagtttttgatttgaaaacaaaacaacaaccaacaacatcaTTAAACCAGCTGTGTCTCATTTcgtgttgattttattttttcttcttctctctcatctGGGGGGTTCAAAagtggaaaggaaaaaatgttatgAAATTCTGCgctttttgtcaaaaaaatgtgtctggTCTGATGAAACAATCTTTTTATatacattttctgtttttttgccTTATATACACAGCCTAACTCTATATACTACACCTACACACTATATCGTTGCCCCACACGTGTTTATGTCAGTCAACGCATAAACGAATCAATTCAAACTTGTCCGCCATTTTTCCTTGTCCctagaaagaaacaacaacttgGATGATTGATTGGCCTTGGTAATTCCATTTCGTCATAAAATAGGGGGGTTCAATTTTTATCTCGTATGTAGTAATGTGTAAGGCTTCCTTTCCTCCAACCGACACGTTCGCGTCGTGTGTGCACAGGTTATTACGTCGATGGTATTACATGGCCATGGTGACGTCACATTGGCCACAcaaaggattttttctttgtatagAGACCCTGGCCATGCCCTGGCGGTACTACAGATACGACGACGAAGgtatgatttaaaaaagttcccccggtgtgtgtgtatatatatcaaGGGCGTTGGTCGgtcattgtttattttaattcgatCCACGTTCCTTGATATTGTTGTTACACGAAGCGCGTTCAATTTGAAAGGGGTAGAAGAAACACACCCCGCCCGAGTGGAtcgattttcaaaatgttgtgcAGGTTTTGGCCGCTGGTAGCGCGCGCTGCGGTCGAATTTGAGAACAACTTGGCAACCAGGTaaaatgcacacacacacagccgcCAGCCGCACACAACGTTATTAGACTTGGAGTTGGAGAGtagaaaagttggaaaaaactttttttcttctccacaGCAGAGCAGACACCACCAGTTTAGAGTCGAGACCTGTGCTCAgtggtggtgtgtgtgtgtgtgtgttgctgcatttattttttgatttagaGAAAATTGTGTgtcgtgttttgtttgttgttgtgtggccTCGACTGGACAGTGTGTCGTCGACAGCAGAAGAAATCAGACGACACAAACAAGTTTGTATTTGTCGGTTGTCTCTTCACTTCACGTTGTGAAAtggtaacaaaacaaaaggcgtCGTGTCGTGCCAATCGCTCGCCGTTGACCAGTTGACTTTAATTTTTCTCGGCCGACacctgggctgctgctgctgtgtgtgtgtgtgtgtgtgaaggtcggtagtgtgtgtgtcgtgtgtgtgtgtaaagaagaagaagaaggttggATGACGCCATTGAATAATATCCCGTAATTCACGTGTGGTTCAGGTGAGTGTCACTTTTTTTGAGGGGGTCCGTTTTGGGGCTTCGTGCATGTTGTGTCCACCCAACCGATTGAACTGCAGACGACGATATTTTTCGTTTGGCTAGCGAACGCAAATAAAACGTTGAATGGCTGCTAATTAGCTTTCCATAACGAGGCTCCAATGTCACGCTGGAACATATTTTTGTTGAGGAGCAGCTCATTAACACGATGGCACAAGAGgcttttttttgatttatctGTTGACTTGGGAATGGCACACAATGTCACCGACGTCCTTGGCCACCAGCATCTTGTCGGTGAATGTCAAACGtcaagtctctttttcttctttttccatatTGGCCCGGCTGTCccgttattttgtttctttttttattaatttcccgAACGGACAGACTTGATGGAGGTGagacgttcttcttcttcctggttTGGGTTCAGCAAGCCCGTTGccacctcctccttttttctctcggttGTCTTATTACGACAGgcagacgcacacacacatgttttggtgtgtgtgtgtgccatgCTCAAAAGAGAGAGTTTTTCGGGTGGCGTGAAAGGAAgaaggggagggagggagttgggtggttctctctctctgtggcCGTGTGTTTCGGGAAGCGACCTTGACGACGACCTTCGTCGTCCTtgtgcttttttgtttcctaatCCATTCCGGCCCCAAACTCCCGACAGGGGgaacacaacaacaagaagaagaatgaaatgatttaacaaaaaatggataagAATTCTTTCGGGGgaaatgtaatatttaaaattgtgGCCTGGAGAGAAGAACGTCACGATCTTTTCACGATCCCACCCCTTACCACCACCATCAGATTGTGTGTGGGTTCGTGTTTgacttttgaaattcaatctgCCGGCGTTTTGATgcttttaaagtttttatcCAATTTCGGGTATCTTTTGTTACCCTCCTGTCCATCATTtctttcgttgttgttttttcgtttgttggactattttatttttattgttcttggatttgatttctttggctttaaacaacattttaaaatcattcgCGATTGCTATTTTTCCACTCGATTTGCGTTTCGACGAAAGAAAACGATAATAAACATTGGGACAACTGGACTTTTACTCGGTAGATGGCACTGGCGCCTGTTGGTGTTATCAaccgccccccccccacccaaaaacAAACGCCGATGCGAAAATGGATCTCACCTGTTGGGTAGACGAAAATGGACTAAATCGAATGAATtaccaaatttttattttggaggtttttttccctttagcc from the Daphnia pulex isolate KAP4 chromosome 1, ASM2113471v1 genome contains:
- the LOC124192861 gene encoding collagen alpha-2(XI) chain-like, whose protein sequence is MGSGSRSAGRDPWPTLASIAAIICWISWIPLTVHSALPPDAADLLEAVGISQLPLGVVNTTGICDQRAKSIQDGVPVYGRADQAYRLTQRAVLTVSTAQVFQEGFPDDLSIVATLRPAQGINSVLFAVYNDAGDEQLVVSVGKTVSLTYQEGDDEGNRSPPIQVDFGVRMNDGKWHRLGISIKGNVVTLIKDCEQQVTRPLPRQGLKLSSSGIILIGQQLLDESFYSGDLQQLILVPSPESAYEVCKQFMPDCSKPIGKFGESSQNGASSSNTKRQLPLSVTASAGAETLVYAQAPNGSFVENEGSGDGVGIGGNNGGNYYLPGPPGPRGYAGPQGPLGPRGQKGEPGRDGLNGNLGIQGPPGHVFMIPLSLQGNEKGPDAQAEQFRQMLSQHMMAMQGSPGPQGMTGIHGPTGPPGSEGQKGEPGDTGEPGPRGLRGMMGLPGREGKRGRPGRDGERGSTGPPGVKGEQGNQGLLGLPGEKGDRGEVGNPGDVGQPGHDGQQGEDGAAGLPGMPGEMGPRGFPGQRGFPGLPGPPGIPGSEGITGPKGNTGPSGGPGAPGQTGPNGPIGPPGPQGVLGPPGTAGPRGKPGLPGLPGADGLPGPSGNPGTPGSKGDTGSTGAQGPVGFPGVRGPKGDQGARGPLGEKGDKGDKGHDGEKGDVGQKGERGPQGLQGTAGLEGPEGPKGFEGPRGEAGPPGPTGEKGKLGVPGFPGYPGPPGEKGDKGTPGRPGTPGDKGDRGNTGTPGERGEQGPRGFRGSRGRTGKQGVTGPKGDTGQPGPPGTIGERGLPGAEGVRGLTGQQGLPGIHGKDGVAGPPGERGPPGQPGADGPIGAPGVVGLPGQTGEGGPTGEPGEAGPPGAPGEPGHSGDAGKEGPQGPPGPQGKQGPIGPSGLPGFPGERGLAGLPGMPGLKGEMGPVGPAGPAGDKGQQGESGKEGPPGPEGRAGQQGAVGPSGAKGDTGDPGIPGPTGRDGLPGQRGLPGPPGPMGPPGEDGDKGEPGKPGEKGFKGGKGDAGPPGPNGNPGLRGEVGPIGPPGERGPPGDIGRRGGKGEDGPQGPGGPPGPIGNQGLPGPGGTKGEKGDFGQKGPVGPPGTPGEQGATGTKGVQGLPGATGPEGPQGPKGETGNTGPPGPPGQDGAHGKRGPAGPKGEEGKPGIQGAPGPRGVAGPEGPKGSPGNPGFPGPNGESGEQGPKGEPGKDGLDGKAGETGLPGEAGAPGKMGLPGSPGKPGPEGPAGVQGNTGQPGDKGDIGIQGLPGPQGAPGDQGVHGPQGPPGLRGSPGPAGDVGPPGKPGKAGNPGPNGEAGIRGEKGDRGRRGPKGHRGELGAAGRKGEVGEKGEGGERGTQGPVGPKGEAGPLGPMGQKGNDGPQGLPGLEGPPGPKGAEGQTGPKGDLGPSGPPGPPGPPGELPLLPPELLFQRDSPATPSGRKKREHADGEEEYEDRYKRAVGGKSDDGPKEDLNGKLLDMYSSIYTMRQDLERIKKPQGSKENPVRSCKDLYFGHPQFKDGWYWIDPNLGMPDDAIYVFCNMTGSGETCVYPDLQSSKMPNIPWRKEVGGKEEWYSNMRGASKVTYETVGVVQMTFLRLLSQKAHQNFTFTCVNSAAWYNQRTFNYDQAIKLLGDNEQEFSAKGVRPNVILDGCKNRKGSSKTVFEIRSDKLGQLPIIDFFPVDYGQPHQAFGFEVGPVCFK